From Citricoccus sp. SGAir0253, a single genomic window includes:
- a CDS encoding MFS transporter, which produces MDSLTLRAPSPRMAPGARRALFAAVTGTLIEWYDYALYGAAAGLVIAPLFFQGATAGATLAAFATFAVGFVARPLGGVAVGHLGDRYGRRPALLLTIVVMGVATVGIGLLPTAAAVGVLAPVLLVLLRLLQGMGAGAELAGATTLVAEFAPPHRRGLLTSLVLATPPAGIALATGAFLWASTAGDEALLDWAWRLPFLASAVLFALAVFIRRRLEETPEYVQAQDRAARDGERDRVPVVELFRRHRRAVLLGFLGVTGHNALNYTMAVYALSLMTSPAVGLDRGAALAAVTLGSLAGVVATPLGGLAADRFGARTVLAAGSALGALYVFPLLGALSSGDAVLATAAIALGYAAVISCTSGAQGAYLAGLFPPRERFSGIAVAREANGALVAGTTPLVVAWLVTSGGGLWAGGLFVAGCCLLSAAAVALAPHAERH; this is translated from the coding sequence ATGGATTCCCTGACCCTCCGGGCGCCCTCGCCACGCATGGCGCCCGGGGCCCGCCGTGCCCTGTTCGCCGCCGTCACCGGCACGCTGATCGAGTGGTACGACTACGCGCTCTACGGGGCCGCGGCCGGGCTGGTCATCGCCCCCCTGTTCTTCCAGGGCGCGACGGCGGGGGCCACCCTGGCGGCCTTCGCCACCTTCGCCGTGGGGTTCGTCGCCCGCCCGCTGGGCGGGGTGGCCGTCGGCCACCTGGGGGACCGCTACGGCCGCCGGCCGGCACTGCTGCTGACCATCGTGGTCATGGGCGTGGCCACGGTGGGGATCGGCCTGCTGCCCACCGCCGCGGCCGTCGGCGTGCTCGCCCCCGTGCTGCTGGTGCTGCTGCGCCTGCTCCAGGGCATGGGCGCCGGTGCCGAGCTGGCCGGGGCCACCACGCTCGTGGCCGAGTTCGCCCCGCCCCACCGCCGGGGGCTGCTCACCTCGCTCGTGCTGGCCACGCCGCCGGCCGGGATCGCCCTGGCCACGGGCGCGTTCCTGTGGGCCTCCACGGCCGGGGACGAGGCCCTGCTGGACTGGGCCTGGCGGCTGCCCTTCCTCGCCTCCGCCGTGCTGTTCGCCCTCGCCGTGTTCATCCGCCGCCGGCTCGAGGAGACCCCGGAGTACGTCCAGGCCCAGGACCGGGCCGCCCGGGACGGCGAGCGGGACCGGGTGCCGGTGGTCGAGCTCTTCCGCCGGCACCGCCGCGCCGTGCTGCTGGGCTTCCTCGGCGTCACCGGCCACAATGCCCTGAACTACACGATGGCGGTGTACGCCCTGTCCCTCATGACCTCCCCGGCGGTGGGCCTGGACCGGGGCGCGGCGCTGGCCGCCGTGACCCTCGGCTCCCTCGCCGGCGTGGTCGCCACGCCGCTCGGCGGGCTGGCCGCGGACCGCTTCGGCGCGCGCACCGTGCTCGCCGCCGGCTCGGCGCTCGGCGCCCTGTACGTCTTCCCGCTGCTCGGGGCCCTGTCCAGCGGGGACGCGGTCCTCGCCACGGCGGCGATCGCCCTGGGCTACGCGGCCGTCATCTCCTGCACCTCCGGCGCCCAGGGCGCCTACCTCGCCGGGCTGTTCCCGCCCCGCGAGCGCTTCAGCGGCATCGCCGTGGCGCGCGAGGCCAACGGCGCGCTCGTGGCCGGCACCACCCCGCTCGTGGTCGCCTGGCTCGTCACCTCCGGCGGTGGGCTCTGGGCGGGCGGGCTGTTCGTGGCCGGGTGCTGCCTGCTCTCCGCCGCCGCCGTGGCGCTCGCGCCGCACGCCGAGCGGCACTGA
- a CDS encoding alpha-hydroxy acid oxidase: MAGLKRRLPQPSELLPLMRFTAPGLGRRSHRLRQAADIADLRSIARRRTPRPAFDYVDGAAGAELTARRTREAFESTELLPRILHGTAEADLSTTIAGGPSALPFGIAPTGFTRFMHAEGEDAGSAAAAAAGIPFTLSTMGTRSVEQVAANAPAGRRWFQLYLWRDREASRRLLERAWASGYDTLLVTVDTPVAGQRLRDVRNGMTIPPRLSARTVLDASYRPEWWFNLLSTDPLTFASLSDTTHDLPTLINSMFDPTLSVADLEWARRSWPGRLFVKGVLTAEDTRRALDAGADGLVVSNHGGRQLDRAPVSLKALPEVRAEAGGDVEVILDSGILSGADIVSALALGADFTLIGRAYLYGLMAGGREGVDRAIELLATEVRTAMQLMGCATIADLKASGQVRAPWL; this comes from the coding sequence ATGGCCGGACTGAAGCGCCGACTGCCCCAGCCCTCCGAGCTGCTGCCGCTGATGAGGTTCACCGCACCGGGCCTGGGCCGCCGGTCCCACCGGCTGCGCCAGGCGGCGGACATCGCCGACCTGCGCTCGATCGCCCGGCGCCGGACGCCGCGGCCCGCGTTCGACTACGTGGACGGGGCGGCGGGGGCCGAGCTGACCGCCCGGCGCACGCGCGAGGCGTTCGAGTCCACGGAGCTGCTGCCCCGGATCCTGCACGGGACGGCCGAGGCGGACCTGTCCACCACGATCGCCGGCGGCCCCTCCGCCCTGCCCTTCGGCATCGCCCCCACCGGCTTCACCCGGTTCATGCACGCCGAGGGCGAGGACGCCGGCTCCGCCGCCGCGGCCGCCGCGGGCATCCCCTTCACGCTGTCCACCATGGGCACCCGCTCGGTGGAGCAGGTGGCCGCGAACGCCCCGGCCGGGCGGCGCTGGTTCCAGCTCTACCTGTGGCGGGACCGCGAGGCCTCGCGCCGGCTGCTCGAGCGCGCGTGGGCCAGCGGCTACGACACCCTGCTGGTCACGGTGGACACCCCCGTGGCCGGCCAGCGGCTGCGGGACGTGCGCAACGGGATGACGATCCCCCCGCGCCTGTCGGCGCGCACCGTGCTGGACGCCTCGTACCGTCCCGAGTGGTGGTTCAACCTCCTGAGCACCGACCCGCTGACGTTCGCCTCGCTGAGCGACACGACGCACGACCTGCCGACGCTGATCAACTCGATGTTCGATCCCACCCTCTCCGTGGCGGACCTGGAGTGGGCCCGGCGGAGCTGGCCCGGACGGCTCTTCGTCAAGGGCGTGCTGACCGCCGAGGACACCCGCCGCGCGCTGGACGCGGGGGCCGACGGGCTGGTGGTCTCGAACCACGGCGGGCGCCAGCTGGACCGGGCGCCGGTGTCCCTGAAGGCGCTGCCGGAGGTGCGCGCGGAGGCCGGCGGGGACGTGGAGGTCATCCTGGACTCGGGCATCCTCTCCGGGGCGGACATCGTCTCCGCGCTCGCCCTGGGCGCGGACTTCACGCTCATCGGGCGGGCCTACCTCTACGGGCTGATGGCCGGGGGCCGCGAGGGCGTGGACCGGGCGATCGAGCTGCTGGCCACCGAGGTGCGCACCGCGATGCAGCTCATGGGCTGCGCCACGATCGCCGACCTCAAGGCCTCCGGGCAGGTCCGCGCGCCCTGGCTGTGA